The following are from one region of the Juglans regia cultivar Chandler chromosome 10, Walnut 2.0, whole genome shotgun sequence genome:
- the LOC108985610 gene encoding protein Brevis radix-like 4: protein MLTCIARPKKLGDDSPDQTEESDPSDSSGVKTQTIKSLTSQIKDMALKASGAYRSCNPCTAPPTITTQSRLRGNGESDAESERFRWSRSRSRTGRVWGKEMEARLKGMSSSSGEGTPNSGSGRRVEPVVFVEEIEPKEWVAQVEPGVLITFVSLPRGGNDLKRIRFSREMFNKWQAQRWWAENYDRVMELYNVQRFNRHAFPLPTPPRSEDESSKMESAEGSPITPPLTRERLPRNLYRPTGMGMGYSSSDSLEKHSMQSRHYYDSGGLGSTPKLSSISGAKTEISSMDASIRSSSSRDADRSGELSISNASDLEAEWVEQDEPGVYITIKALPGGKRELRRVRFSREKFGEMHARLWWEENRARIHEQYL, encoded by the exons ATGCTGACGTGCATAGCTCGGCCGAAGAAACTCGGAGATGACTCGCCGGATCAGACCGAAGAATCCGACCCATCCGACAGCTCCGGCGTCAAGACCCAAACTATCAAATCTCTCACTTCTCAG ATCAAGGACATGGCGTTGAAGGCTTCGGGGGCGTATCGGAGCTGCAACCCGTGCACGGCGCCGCCGACGATAACGACTCAGAGTCGACTCAGGGGAAATGGAGAGTCGGATGCGGAGTCGGAGCGGTTCAGGTGGTCGAGGTCGAGGTCGAGGACGGGGAGGGTGTGGGGGAAGGAGATGGAGGCGAGGCTGAAAGGGATGTCGAGCTCGAGCGGCGAAGGGACTCCGAACTCTGGGAGCGGGCGCCGAGTGGAGCCGGTGGTTTTCGTGGAGGAGATCGAGCCAAAGGAGTGGGTCGCCCAGGTGGAGCCCGGCGTGCTCATCACCTTCGTCTCGCTCCCCCGTGGCGGGAACGATCTCAAGCGTATACGGTTCAG TCGAGAGATGTTCAACAAATGGCAAGCTCAAAGGTGGTGGGCAGAGAACTATGACCGGGTTATGGAACTGTACAATGTTCAGAGATTCAACCGACATGCTTTCCCGCTTCCAACTCCACCAAGATCTGAAGATGAG AGCTCAAAGATGGAATCTGCAGAAGGCAGCCCCATAACACCCCCATTGACCAGAGAACGGTTACCTCGTAACTTGTACCGTCCAACAGGGATGGGAATGGGTTACTCATCCTCAGATTCACTTGAAAAACACTCGATGCAATCTCGACATTACTATGATTCGGGTGGTCTTGGATCAACCCCAAAACTATCCAGCATCAGCGGTGCCAAGACAGAGATATCATCTATGGATGCTTCCATAAGGAGTAGTTCATCGAGGGATGCAGATCGCTCAGGGGAGCTGTCCATCAGTAATGCTAGTGATCTTGAGGCTGAATGGGTTGAACAAGATGAACCAGGGGTCTACATCACAATTAAAGCATTGCCGGGAGGCAAACGGGAGCTCAGACGAGTGAGATTCAG CCGCGAAAAATTTGGGGAGATGCATGCTAGATTATGGTGGGAAGAGAACCGTGCCAGGATACATGAACAATACTTGTGA
- the LOC118343695 gene encoding uncharacterized protein LOC118343695, with protein MSPYRLVYGKLYHLPVEIEHKAYWAIKQLNFNSNQAGDLRKLQLEELRMDAYDNLDNPKLSKERMKAWHDKNIYRKTFEPNQFVFLYNSKFHLFPRKLRSRWSGPYVVKAVFSHGAIEIVNPQNGNTFKVNGHRLKPFIIQFSPEDSTLPLQDQPTWSAA; from the coding sequence ATGTCTCCTTATAGGCTTGTATATGGAAAACTTTATCATTTGCCTGTTGAAATCGAGCATAAAGCCTATTGGGCAATCAAACAACTCAATTTTAATTCTAACCAAGCTGGTgatttgagaaaattgcagCTAGAGGAGCTTAGAATGGATGCTTATGACAACTTAGACAACCCTAAGTTATCTAAAGAACGCATGAAAGCTTGGCACGATAAGAATATTTACAGGAAGACTTTTGAGCctaatcaatttgtttttttatataactctAAGTTTCATTTGTTTCCGAGAAAACTGCGGTCAAGATGGAGTGGTCCATATGTGGTGAAAGCTGTTTTTTCTCATGGAGCCATTGAAATAGTCaatcctcaaaatggaaatACCTTCAAAGTAAATGGTCATCGGCTTAAACCTttcattattcaattttcaCCTGAGGACTCCACTCTTCCCTTGCAAGATCAACCCACTTGGTCTGCTGCATAG
- the LOC108985606 gene encoding uncharacterized protein LOC108985606, with protein MVSKPFSRPYSNTYNAGWRNHPNFSWRGEHNNVPVAPIVGPANFAAYGAHPGPSYVPHPSQSSQFSTQPAQTPKKGLEDTVQQLSVTLQQFMQGQATLNNQNLLAITDIRISLTRLTTSLSTQEKGTFPAQSQPNPQGQHHQVQVRINIPLLDVIQQIPTYAKFLKDLCTVKRRLNVHKKDFLTEQVSAIIQSNTPHKYKDPGAPTIACVIGNSKIGHALLDLGSSVNLLPYTVYEQLGLGELKSTPIILQLADRSIKMPRGIVEDVLVQVDKFYYHVDFVVLDMKLSTPSTFQAPVILGTGHGVLWQPKFDELPPLTAPIKPSSDVIPDLDLKPLSAGFK; from the exons ATGGTTTCTAAACCTTTTTCAAGGCCATACTCAAATACGTACAATGCTGGATGGAGGAATCATCCAAACTTCAGTTGGAGAGGTGAGCACAACAATGTTCCTGTTGCACCTATAGTAGGACCAGCAAATTTTGCAGCATATGGAGCTCATCCTGGTCCATCTTATGTTCCCCATCCAAGTCAAAGTTCTCAGTTCAGTACACAACCAGCTCAAACACCTAAAAAGGGACTTGAAGATACAGTCCAGCAGTTGAGTGTGACACTTCAACAATTCATGCAAGGTCAAGCAACACTTAACAACCAGAATTTATTAGCAATTACTGACATAAGGATTTCCCTCACAAGGCTGACTACATCTTTAAGTACTCAAGAGAAGGGTACATTTCCTGCACAATCACAACCAAATCCACAAGGGCAACATCATCAAGT gcAAGTTAGGATTAACATCCCTTTATTAGATGTTATTCAGCAAATTCCTACCTATGCAAAATTTCTTAAGGACTTATGCACTGTGAAAAGAAGATTAAATGTGCACAAAAAAGATTTTCTTACTGAGCAGGTTAGTGCTATCATTCAAAGTAATACACCACATAAATACAAGGACCCTGGAGCACCTACAATTGCTTGTGTGATAGGAAATTCAAAAATTGGTCATGCTTTGTTGGATCTTGGTTCAAGTGTCAATTTATTGCCTTATACTGTGTATGAACAGCTTGGTTTAGGTGAACTGAAATCCACACCTATCATTTTGCAACTTGCTGATAGATCTATAAAAATGCCTAGGGGtatagttgaggatgttttggtACAAGTTGATAAATTTTACTATCATGTGGATTTTGTGGTGCTTGATATGAAATTGTCAACTCCATCTACTTTCCAAGCTCCTGTAATTCTTG GAACTGGACATGGTGTGCTTTGGCAACCAAAGTTTGATGAGTTGCCACCTTTGACAGCACCTATAAAGCCATCTTCAGATGTGATTCCAGATTTGGACCTCAAACCTCTTTCAGCTGGATTTAAATAA